TCAAGGGGCTGGACAGGTTATTAACACGAAGGGAAATGAGCTACCTGATGAAATATGATAATGTGCCGGCTGCCTTGTTGCTTTTACATGGGAGAGATCTCAAATATGCCATGGAACAGGGCTGGATCAATCAGTACCAGCAGGTAACCCTGGATGCAACACTTACAAAGCTCTGTGATTCGATGGGAAAATGTGAGCGGATCAAGAACACGGTATTTCCGGCTACCTACAGCCTATATACACACTTCACCGTGATCTTTTTTATACTGTTATTGCCATTTGCATTGATAGACATACTGGGGTTCATGGAAATTCCGCTGGTAGTGGCCATTGCTGCTTCTTTCCTGCTGATCGAGAAAATGGGCGTCAACCTGCAGGATCCGTTTGAGAACAAGCCTACCGATACACCGGTAACGGCGATCGCAAAGAATATTGAAAAGGATCTGCGGCAGATGTTACATGAACAGTACCATGCTCCTGAAGAAGCGGTAGAACAACCGTTGTACTATGTATTGTAGTAATTGAACTTGTGTTTAAG
The genomic region above belongs to Chitinophaga sp. 180180018-3 and contains:
- a CDS encoding bestrophin family ion channel; this encodes MLLKKNIPLKYVFGKIKIEILLVAIYTLSINILYYQYAFTNIIIPIAVPMVLGTVLSLLLAFRSNQAYDRWWEARTIWGSIVNDSRSLTRQVLSLMDANYQSDELTSFQERFVKRQAAWCYSLGQSLRKTDPLKGLDRLLTRREMSYLMKYDNVPAALLLLHGRDLKYAMEQGWINQYQQVTLDATLTKLCDSMGKCERIKNTVFPATYSLYTHFTVIFFILLLPFALIDILGFMEIPLVVAIAASFLLIEKMGVNLQDPFENKPTDTPVTAIAKNIEKDLRQMLHEQYHAPEEAVEQPLYYVL